One Thermodesulfobacteriota bacterium genomic window carries:
- the grxD gene encoding Grx4 family monothiol glutaredoxin — MSDVQQKIGDQIKNNKVILFMKGNREMPQCGFSARVVQILDSYDVMYETVDVLADPEIRQGIKDYSNWPTIPQLYVNGEFIGGCDICVELFQSGELETILNPA; from the coding sequence ATGTCAGATGTACAGCAAAAAATTGGTGATCAGATTAAAAACAACAAAGTAATTTTATTTATGAAAGGTAACCGTGAGATGCCGCAGTGCGGATTTTCTGCAAGAGTTGTACAGATCCTTGATTCCTATGATGTTATGTATGAGACGGTAGATGTGCTGGCTGACCCTGAGATCAGGCAGGGAATTAAGGATTATTCAAACTGGCCTACAATCCCGCAGCTCTATGTAAACGGCGAATTCATAGGCGGATGCGACATTTGTGTCGAGCTTTTCCAGTCAGGAGAGCTTGAGACAATCCTT
- a CDS encoding CBS domain-containing protein: MKVSEIMTEPVHVITEDRTLEEAAQKMLHNSVGGLPVVDHDGKIVGMLTESDFSAKEHAIPFSRNYAPQLFGEWMSKEGVEKAYEEARSVVVKEIMSSPAVTITEEETVADAIRKMLDHSVHRLPVVKDDVPVAMISRHDLLKMVVQKFEGFK, encoded by the coding sequence ATGAAAGTTAGTGAGATAATGACAGAGCCTGTTCACGTGATCACAGAGGATAGAACGCTCGAAGAGGCCGCTCAGAAAATGTTACATAATAGTGTTGGAGGTCTTCCGGTGGTTGATCATGATGGCAAAATAGTTGGGATGCTTACTGAATCAGATTTTTCTGCAAAAGAACACGCCATACCGTTTTCAAGAAATTATGCGCCTCAGCTATTTGGCGAGTGGATGTCAAAAGAAGGGGTCGAGAAAGCTTATGAAGAAGCCCGCAGCGTGGTGGTAAAAGAAATTATGAGCAGCCCTGCTGTTACAATCACTGAGGAAGAAACAGTAGCCGATGCAATACGTAAAATGCTAGACCATAGTGTTCATAGGCTGCCAGTTGTTAAAGATGATGTTCCTGTGGCTATGATCTCAAGGCATGATCTGTTGAAAATGGTTGTTCAGAAATTTGAAGGTTTTAAATAG
- a CDS encoding BolA/IbaG family iron-sulfur metabolism protein, with translation MDPNDIKQMIENGMANVIVNVDGDGTHFEALIVSTEFEGKSLIERHKLVYSVLGDAMKERIHALSLKTFTPEQWEKQK, from the coding sequence ATGGATCCAAACGATATAAAACAAATGATAGAAAACGGTATGGCTAATGTGATTGTAAATGTAGATGGGGACGGAACTCATTTTGAGGCTCTGATTGTATCTACTGAGTTTGAAGGAAAGTCTCTTATAGAAAGACATAAGCTTGTGTACTCTGTTTTAGGAGATGCTATGAAAGAGAGAATTCATGCGCTTTCACTTAAAACATTCACACCTGAGCAGTGGGAAAAACAGAAATAG